The following coding sequences are from one Candidatus Nitrohelix vancouverensis window:
- a CDS encoding flagellar basal body-associated FliL family protein codes for MAEDNQLDDGEAAELEKLLGEGEGDEGGGSTAAGGFLGKLFSSKKATIITLSILLVVILGLGAGIYLFLQEEPVAVEEAALDSAEPVLEDDEEKKEIVDKVYIYRLGAFFLPLLNDGVETGKFISITPNLKLSNATLFKEVTKVKPLIRKNIYVILKRKSPDEYLKDKIKTKEKIKREILTASNALLLSGTGTINDVFFTKFIVK; via the coding sequence ATGGCGGAAGACAATCAACTTGACGACGGTGAGGCGGCGGAACTAGAGAAGCTTCTCGGAGAAGGCGAAGGCGATGAGGGGGGAGGATCTACAGCGGCTGGCGGTTTTCTGGGGAAATTATTTTCCAGTAAAAAAGCCACCATCATCACGCTTTCTATTTTACTTGTCGTCATATTGGGGTTAGGGGCAGGGATTTACTTGTTCTTGCAGGAAGAGCCTGTCGCTGTCGAAGAGGCGGCGCTAGATTCAGCGGAACCGGTTCTGGAAGACGACGAGGAAAAAAAAGAGATTGTTGACAAGGTCTATATTTACCGTCTCGGCGCGTTTTTCCTTCCTCTCTTGAATGACGGCGTTGAAACGGGTAAATTCATTTCGATAACGCCCAATTTGAAATTGAGTAACGCCACATTATTTAAAGAAGTCACCAAAGTTAAACCTTTGATTCGAAAGAATATATACGTCATTTTAAAGCGCAAGTCCCCGGATGAATATTTAAAGGATAAAATCAAGACCAAAGAGAAAATCAAAAGGGAAATTCTAACCGCTTCAAATGCTTTATTACTCAGTGGTACAGGGACGATCAATGACGTATTTTTTACGAAATTTATCGTCAAGTAA
- the tsaD gene encoding tRNA (adenosine(37)-N6)-threonylcarbamoyltransferase complex transferase subunit TsaD, with translation MTDQTVYTLGIETSCDETAAAVIKNGREILSNVISSQEAIHSRYGGVVPELAGRAHVDVIDQIILQALNEAGLSWQDIDQVAVTEGPGLAGSLLVGLNVAKAIAYALKIPIIGVNHLEGHLTSIYLQEAVEFPYIALSVSGGHTDLYRVERFGSYQLLGRTRDDAAGESFDKVAKMLGLGYPGGPLIEKLAREGNPSAHAFPRAMLDKDSLDFSFSGVKTSVKNFLLNREATGLSDADVAASFQEAVIDTLVKKLLLACRSESISRAVVTGGVAANGALRARTQSVLGKEGIASYFPKPVYCTDNAAMIACAGHFKFLEQPERWDNAFSLDALANLSL, from the coding sequence ATGACGGATCAAACTGTTTACACCCTTGGTATTGAAACATCCTGTGATGAAACCGCCGCCGCTGTAATTAAGAACGGTCGCGAAATTTTATCGAACGTGATTTCCAGCCAGGAAGCGATTCATTCGCGTTACGGCGGCGTGGTGCCAGAACTGGCGGGTCGAGCGCATGTGGATGTGATCGACCAGATCATTCTGCAGGCTCTGAATGAAGCCGGTCTTTCCTGGCAGGACATCGATCAGGTCGCCGTTACCGAAGGGCCTGGACTGGCCGGATCCCTGCTTGTTGGACTCAATGTCGCCAAGGCGATCGCCTATGCCCTGAAAATTCCCATTATCGGCGTGAATCATCTTGAAGGTCACTTGACATCCATCTACCTTCAGGAAGCGGTTGAATTCCCTTACATCGCTCTCAGTGTTTCAGGCGGGCACACAGATTTGTACCGCGTGGAGCGTTTTGGCTCCTATCAATTGCTGGGGCGTACCCGCGACGATGCGGCGGGTGAATCCTTTGACAAGGTCGCTAAAATGCTTGGTTTGGGATACCCTGGCGGCCCTTTGATTGAAAAGCTAGCAAGGGAGGGCAATCCTTCGGCTCATGCCTTTCCAAGAGCCATGCTGGACAAAGATTCGCTGGACTTCAGTTTCAGCGGCGTTAAAACTTCCGTTAAAAACTTTCTTCTCAATCGCGAAGCGACGGGCTTGTCCGATGCTGATGTCGCCGCCAGTTTTCAAGAGGCGGTGATCGATACCTTGGTGAAAAAATTATTACTCGCTTGTCGGAGTGAGTCCATATCCCGCGCAGTAGTTACCGGCGGCGTTGCCGCAAACGGGGCGCTACGAGCCAGAACGCAGAGCGTTTTGGGCAAAGAGGGCATCGCTTCGTATTTCCCCAAGCCTGTTTACTGCACGGATAACGCCGCTATGATCGCTTGCGCCGGGCATTTCAAATTTCTGGAACAACCGGAACGCTGGGACAATGCGTTTTCTCTGGACGCTCTTGCCAATCTTTCCCTGTAG
- a CDS encoding S41 family peptidase — MYSRILLVGMMTLLFAFQSPFSVTAKEDVEGESETQADTYERLKIFSEILSLVESSYVEEVKANNLIEGAIRGMVKTLDPHSSYLNAESFKAMQVETSGKFGGLGIEISMRNGILTVVSPIEDTPAWKAGVKAGDKIIKIEEESTLDMTLTDAVSRLRGERGKPINITIFRETRETPFEVTIVRDIIKVRSVKHKIYEDTVGYVSIRSFTKSTASDMDAAIAEMEMKGITKLILDVRNNPGGLLNQAVEVTDRFLDSENLIVYTKGRNEEQNMRFTTRDDIKRVKYPMVILVNSGSASASEIVSGALQDLGRAIILGNPTFGKGSVQTIIPLSDGSALRLTTARYYTPSGRVIQENGIVPDIIVDQDPVSEVEEDAKEEESEEKSTIRRILREKDLKKHLKGKSSIDGETPEGLDTVANDESDSEEASESQEKLKADLQKDAQLRHAVFLLRGWDIMKNNIRRTSETQSDESAADQVSFNNR, encoded by the coding sequence ATGTATTCCAGAATCCTGTTAGTCGGCATGATGACCCTGTTGTTCGCTTTTCAGTCTCCGTTCAGCGTAACGGCAAAAGAGGACGTGGAAGGGGAGAGCGAAACTCAGGCAGACACCTATGAGCGATTGAAAATTTTTTCTGAAATTCTTTCTCTGGTCGAAAGCAGTTATGTCGAAGAAGTCAAAGCCAACAATCTGATAGAAGGCGCAATTCGCGGCATGGTGAAAACTCTCGACCCGCATTCCTCCTACCTGAACGCGGAATCATTTAAAGCCATGCAGGTCGAAACCTCCGGGAAGTTCGGCGGATTGGGAATTGAAATCAGTATGCGCAACGGCATTCTCACCGTTGTATCGCCGATCGAAGACACGCCCGCGTGGAAAGCGGGAGTCAAGGCGGGCGACAAAATCATCAAGATCGAAGAAGAATCAACTCTTGATATGACTTTGACCGACGCCGTATCCCGATTGCGAGGCGAGCGCGGCAAGCCGATCAATATCACGATTTTCAGAGAAACCCGTGAGACGCCGTTTGAAGTCACTATCGTGCGCGATATCATCAAGGTGAGAAGCGTCAAGCACAAGATTTATGAAGACACTGTGGGCTACGTGAGCATACGCAGTTTCACCAAGTCCACAGCCTCGGATATGGATGCGGCCATTGCCGAAATGGAAATGAAAGGCATCACCAAACTGATTCTCGACGTACGCAACAATCCGGGTGGATTACTCAATCAGGCGGTTGAAGTCACCGACCGTTTTCTGGACAGCGAAAACCTCATTGTTTATACCAAAGGGCGCAACGAAGAACAGAATATGCGGTTCACAACCCGGGATGATATCAAGCGCGTCAAGTACCCGATGGTCATTCTTGTGAACAGCGGCAGCGCCAGCGCCTCCGAAATCGTCTCTGGAGCCTTGCAGGATTTAGGGCGCGCAATCATTTTAGGCAACCCGACTTTTGGTAAAGGATCGGTGCAAACCATCATTCCCTTGAGCGACGGTTCGGCCCTGCGCTTGACCACAGCGCGTTATTACACGCCAAGCGGACGGGTGATACAGGAGAATGGTATCGTTCCCGATATCATTGTCGATCAAGACCCGGTTTCTGAAGTTGAGGAAGATGCGAAGGAAGAAGAGAGTGAAGAAAAATCAACGATTCGACGCATCCTGCGCGAGAAGGATCTGAAAAAACATCTCAAGGGTAAGAGCAGTATCGACGGTGAAACGCCTGAAGGGTTGGACACTGTTGCCAATGATGAAAGCGACTCTGAAGAAGCGTCTGAAAGTCAGGAAAAATTAAAGGCGGATTTGCAAAAGGACGCCCAGTTGAGGCATGCAGTGTTTCTCCTGCGCGGTTGGGATATCATGAAGAACAACATCAGGCGAACCAGCGAAACGCAATCCGATGAATCGGCGGCAGATCAAGTCAGTTTTAATAATCGCTGA
- a CDS encoding peptidoglycan DD-metalloendopeptidase family protein, translating into MINSRFLIALTCLLVSLVANSVFSQDIDEISDLLEGEKKELEILKKRMEKQKRSISSVGAQTKSALSTLRNLDDQLKLSERELKIYQWNMKANERKIEALGSKTARNEKEMVDIKDKLSRRIRSIYKEGNLFPLKLMFSAENFNDLISQSRYIQSITEYDADLLRSHQQQIQEFQAERDSLERARTQLVRFEKNARKKQEEIKGQKQEKSAFLKKLKREKKLYLQAHAELKNSAGKLNSLIAGLEEKLIRGEGLDISDKKGRLQLPVDGKILNRFGEQKHKDFGAIIVYNGVNIEASKGDAVRAVSSGTTLFADFLEGYGNLVILGHGKEYHSLYGHLDDIITEVGKTVRTGQIIGRSGDTGSIEGETLYFEIRHNGKPVEPTQWFAVAKK; encoded by the coding sequence ATGATAAATAGCCGCTTCCTGATCGCGCTGACTTGTTTGCTCGTCTCCCTCGTTGCGAATAGCGTTTTTTCTCAGGATATAGACGAGATCAGCGATTTGCTGGAAGGCGAGAAAAAGGAACTGGAAATATTGAAGAAGCGCATGGAGAAACAAAAGAGGTCGATTTCATCGGTTGGCGCCCAAACCAAATCGGCTCTTTCGACCTTGCGCAATCTCGACGATCAATTGAAATTAAGCGAACGGGAATTGAAAATTTATCAATGGAATATGAAAGCGAATGAACGTAAAATTGAAGCCTTGGGAAGCAAGACCGCGCGCAATGAAAAAGAGATGGTTGATATCAAGGATAAGCTGTCCCGACGCATTCGGTCCATCTACAAGGAGGGAAACCTCTTCCCCTTGAAGTTGATGTTTTCCGCCGAAAATTTCAATGACTTGATTTCTCAGTCCCGCTACATTCAATCAATCACCGAATACGACGCTGATCTTTTGAGGTCGCACCAGCAACAGATTCAGGAGTTCCAGGCTGAGCGCGATTCTCTAGAACGGGCCAGGACACAATTGGTGCGTTTCGAAAAAAATGCGCGGAAGAAACAGGAAGAGATCAAGGGGCAGAAACAGGAAAAATCCGCTTTTCTTAAAAAACTGAAACGCGAGAAGAAATTATATCTGCAAGCGCATGCCGAACTGAAAAACAGCGCGGGCAAACTGAACTCCCTCATTGCAGGGCTTGAAGAAAAACTCATTCGCGGAGAAGGTCTGGACATATCCGATAAAAAGGGTCGTCTGCAATTGCCAGTTGACGGCAAAATTCTCAACCGGTTTGGCGAGCAGAAACACAAGGATTTTGGCGCCATCATTGTCTATAATGGAGTTAATATTGAGGCCAGCAAAGGCGATGCGGTTCGCGCCGTTTCTTCTGGAACGACGCTGTTTGCGGACTTTCTTGAAGGCTATGGAAACCTGGTGATTCTGGGGCATGGCAAAGAATATCATTCCCTTTACGGCCATTTGGATGACATAATTACAGAAGTAGGAAAAACCGTTCGCACCGGTCAAATCATCGGTCGGTCAGGCGATACCGGCTCTATCGAAGGCGAAACGCTTTATTTTGAAATTCGCCACAACGGCAAACCGGTGGAACCGACGCAATGGTTTGCCGTCGCAAAAAAATGA
- a CDS encoding FtsX-like permease family protein, translated as MKSLFRFIINAFFTTASNIRANKQLFLVSVGTTAIAFSILSLFLAIFVSLTSTLDKLEGQVRLKVYLKDSASSEERDRIEQYANSIAIIESVEYLAKEDAWKSFKKEFSNRLPILTDLEFNPLPSSYQIKFKQGQQYLDVLATAAEKFSALQGVESVDYGREWINRFQNFMMFMRIFLLTAGGLLALGLILIVSNTIKLSIYSRSDEIELMQMIGATPRFVKAPFLLEGAVQGLCGSALALLLLNLIQRYVDIQFGGAMESSFLGFRFHYLPGAYVCGLILLSLVVGLLGSLFSIFQFLSRDGENDK; from the coding sequence TTGAAGTCATTGTTCCGTTTCATCATCAATGCGTTTTTCACCACGGCGTCCAACATACGCGCCAACAAGCAATTGTTTCTGGTTTCTGTGGGAACCACGGCGATCGCTTTTTCCATACTCAGTCTGTTTTTGGCGATCTTTGTCAGTTTGACTTCAACTCTGGATAAACTGGAAGGACAGGTTCGACTGAAGGTCTATTTGAAAGATTCGGCATCCAGCGAAGAACGCGACCGGATCGAGCAATACGCCAACTCCATTGCCATCATAGAGAGCGTTGAGTACCTGGCAAAAGAGGATGCATGGAAATCCTTCAAGAAAGAGTTCTCCAATCGTCTGCCCATTTTGACGGACCTCGAATTCAATCCGCTTCCTTCTTCGTATCAGATCAAGTTCAAACAAGGCCAGCAATACCTCGACGTTTTGGCGACTGCGGCGGAAAAATTCAGCGCCCTGCAAGGCGTTGAGTCCGTTGATTACGGACGCGAATGGATCAATCGTTTTCAAAACTTCATGATGTTCATGAGAATATTTCTGCTCACGGCGGGGGGATTGCTCGCGCTGGGTTTGATTCTGATCGTGTCCAACACCATCAAATTATCCATCTACTCCCGGTCCGACGAAATCGAATTGATGCAAATGATCGGAGCCACGCCTCGATTTGTCAAAGCGCCTTTCTTGCTCGAAGGAGCGGTGCAGGGACTCTGCGGCTCCGCTCTGGCATTGCTTCTTCTGAATCTCATTCAGCGCTATGTCGACATACAATTTGGCGGAGCGATGGAATCGTCCTTTCTTGGATTTCGTTTTCATTATTTGCCGGGCGCTTATGTTTGCGGACTTATATTATTGAGTCTGGTCGTCGGTCTGCTTGGCAGTTTGTTTTCAATATTTCAATTCCTTTCTCGAGATGGCGAAAATGATAAATAG